The Bacillota bacterium genome contains a region encoding:
- a CDS encoding aldehyde dehydrogenase family protein: MAASGGSAEARAAAQAATEAVPEYGFFIGGRWEAAVETMPVKHKYTGETLARVGVASREDVRRAVDAAERAFREQRPSPRERAAWLLRTAELIEAHREELGRLIAREAGKPLKEALTEAGRAVNTFTVAAEEAKRIAGELVPIEADPGSEGRFAFAMRVPIGVVAAISPFNFPLNLVAHKVAPALAAGDTVVLKPASATPLTAIRLVELLSEAGVPAGRINLVTGPGSPVGDYLVADPRPALVTFTGSAAVGEQIKARSGLKRVTLELGNNSPNIVHGDADLDLAADRLARQAFLSAGQKCISVQRIYVQRPVLEPFLERLERVTAQLVVGDPEDPATDVGPMISEREAERVEGWIREAVEAGARVLAGGRRRGALLEPTILLDVTPEMKVVCMEAFAPIVTVTPYDTLDEALRYANDTPYGLQAGIFTSSLEVAMRAARELEFGGVIVNDSSAYRADLMPYGGVKGSGIGREGPRYAMQEMTELRTVVFHLPK, from the coding sequence ATGGCGGCTTCAGGCGGGAGCGCCGAGGCCAGGGCTGCGGCGCAGGCGGCGACGGAGGCCGTGCCGGAGTACGGCTTCTTCATCGGCGGGCGCTGGGAGGCGGCGGTCGAGACCATGCCGGTGAAGCACAAGTACACCGGCGAGACGCTGGCGCGGGTGGGCGTGGCCAGCCGGGAGGACGTCCGCCGCGCGGTCGACGCGGCCGAGCGAGCCTTCCGCGAGCAGCGGCCGAGCCCGCGCGAGCGGGCGGCCTGGCTTTTGCGGACGGCCGAGCTGATCGAGGCGCACCGCGAGGAGCTGGGCCGGCTCATCGCCCGCGAGGCGGGGAAGCCGCTGAAGGAGGCGCTGACCGAGGCGGGTCGGGCCGTCAACACCTTCACCGTGGCGGCGGAGGAAGCCAAGCGCATCGCCGGCGAGCTGGTCCCCATCGAGGCCGACCCGGGCTCCGAGGGGCGCTTCGCCTTCGCCATGCGCGTCCCCATCGGCGTGGTGGCGGCCATCAGCCCCTTCAACTTCCCGCTCAACCTGGTGGCGCACAAGGTGGCGCCCGCGCTGGCGGCGGGCGACACGGTGGTGCTCAAGCCGGCCAGCGCCACGCCGCTGACGGCCATCCGCCTGGTGGAGCTGCTGAGCGAGGCGGGCGTCCCCGCCGGCCGCATCAACCTGGTCACCGGTCCCGGCTCGCCGGTGGGCGACTACCTGGTGGCCGACCCGCGCCCGGCGCTGGTCACCTTCACCGGCAGCGCCGCCGTCGGCGAGCAGATCAAGGCGCGGAGCGGGCTCAAGCGGGTGACGCTGGAGCTGGGGAACAACTCGCCCAACATCGTCCACGGCGACGCCGACCTCGACCTGGCGGCCGACCGGCTGGCCCGCCAGGCCTTCCTGAGCGCGGGGCAGAAGTGCATCTCCGTGCAGCGGATCTACGTCCAGCGGCCGGTGCTGGAACCCTTCCTGGAGCGGCTCGAGCGCGTCACCGCCCAGCTGGTGGTGGGCGACCCGGAGGATCCGGCCACCGACGTGGGGCCGATGATCAGCGAGCGCGAGGCGGAGCGGGTGGAGGGCTGGATCCGCGAGGCGGTGGAGGCGGGCGCGCGCGTCCTGGCCGGCGGGCGCCGCCGGGGGGCGCTCCTGGAGCCCACCATCCTCCTCGACGTGACGCCGGAGATGAAGGTGGTCTGCATGGAGGCCTTCGCCCCCATCGTCACCGTCACGCCCTACGACACCCTGGACGAGGCGCTCCGCTACGCCAACGACACGCCCTACGGCCTGCAGGCGGGCATCTTCACGTCGAGCCTGGAGGTGGCCATGCGCGCCGCGCGCGAGCTGGAGTTCGGCGGCGTCATCGTCAACGACTCCTCGGCCTACCGCGCCGATCTGATGCCGTACGGCGGCGTCAAGGGCAGCGGCATCGGCCGCGAGGGGCCGCGCTACGCGATGCAGGAGATGACCGAGCTGCGCACGGTGGTCTTCCACCTGCCGAAGTGA
- a CDS encoding M55 family metallopeptidase: protein MKVFVSVDMEGASGVASHHDVEPGARHYEQARRWMTADANAAVLGAFDAGATEVLVNDSHDGMLNLILEELDPRAEVIRGSLKPLAMMEGIQEGWDAALFIGYHAMGGTAAAVLDHTMSGRRFHHVLLDGRRATEAELNAALAGEFGVPVPVVSGDDKLAHQVKAFLDPVETVVVKRGLDREVARVLPPAVAAERIREAVRRALGELGRYRPYRPAPFRTAPDGRPLHRLEVEFQQTDMATVASWMPLAERTGDRSVAWEAPDFATLTRILSLLLEIG, encoded by the coding sequence GTGAAGGTCTTCGTCTCCGTCGACATGGAGGGCGCCTCCGGCGTCGCCTCGCACCACGACGTCGAGCCGGGCGCGCGCCACTACGAGCAGGCCCGCCGCTGGATGACCGCCGACGCCAACGCCGCCGTCCTCGGCGCCTTCGACGCGGGGGCGACGGAGGTGCTGGTCAACGACTCGCACGACGGCATGCTCAACCTGATCCTGGAGGAGCTGGACCCGCGCGCCGAGGTGATCCGCGGCAGCCTCAAGCCGCTGGCCATGATGGAGGGCATCCAGGAGGGCTGGGACGCGGCCCTCTTCATCGGCTACCACGCCATGGGCGGTACGGCGGCGGCGGTCCTCGACCACACCATGTCCGGCCGCCGCTTCCACCACGTCCTCCTGGACGGTCGCCGCGCCACCGAGGCGGAGCTGAACGCCGCCCTGGCCGGCGAGTTCGGCGTGCCGGTCCCGGTGGTCAGCGGCGACGACAAGCTGGCGCACCAGGTGAAGGCCTTCCTCGATCCGGTGGAGACGGTGGTGGTGAAGCGGGGCCTCGACCGGGAGGTGGCGCGGGTGCTGCCGCCCGCCGTGGCGGCGGAGCGCATCCGCGAGGCCGTCCGCCGCGCCCTGGGCGAGCTCGGGCGCTACCGCCCCTACCGCCCGGCGCCCTTCCGCACCGCGCCGGACGGCCGGCCGCTCCACCGCCTGGAGGTGGAGTTCCAGCAGACGGACATGGCCACGGTGGCCAGCTGGATGCCGCTAGCCGAGCGGACCGGCGACCGCTCCGTCGCCTGGGAGGCGCCCGACTTCGCCACGCTGACGCGCATCCTCTCGCTGCTCCTGGAGATCGGCTGA
- a CDS encoding polysaccharide deacetylase family protein has translation MRRPLAGLPGRNPALLVLALAALVALSPAAAGCARSAPPEASGGAGKAVPSGPSRPAGAAEPAETAAPPAGGATSPGTGAPAATPGGTGGTGGTGEVQTPGSGPAGAAPPDGPSPATGTTQPPAAPLDGTRLSWYFTPGQAGEAPSFGRREQALADRYAAIYLGPTDRPVVYLTFDEGYEAGTTPAILDTLKAHGVRAAFFITGSYLEREPELVARMLREGHVVGNHTLSHPSLPALADEEAAAEIRGLETAFRQRFGQRMRFLRPPMGEFSERTLAVARQLGYRAVFWSFAYRDWETDRQPTPEEAFRTVTSAVHPGAVLLLHAVSSANAQALDRILSELEARGYTFGSLEEL, from the coding sequence ATGCGCCGCCCGCTGGCGGGCCTCCCCGGCCGGAACCCGGCCCTCCTCGTTCTCGCCCTCGCCGCCCTCGTCGCGCTCTCCCCGGCGGCGGCCGGCTGCGCCCGCTCCGCGCCCCCCGAGGCCTCGGGCGGCGCGGGGAAGGCGGTGCCGAGCGGCCCCTCCCGGCCGGCCGGGGCGGCGGAGCCGGCGGAGACGGCGGCGCCCCCCGCCGGCGGCGCCACCTCCCCGGGGACGGGCGCCCCGGCGGCGACGCCGGGGGGGACGGGCGGCACGGGCGGCACGGGCGAGGTGCAGACCCCCGGGAGCGGCCCCGCAGGAGCCGCTCCGCCCGATGGCCCCTCCCCGGCCACGGGGACGACGCAGCCGCCCGCCGCGCCGCTCGACGGGACGCGGCTCAGCTGGTACTTCACGCCCGGACAGGCCGGCGAGGCGCCCTCCTTCGGCCGGCGCGAGCAGGCACTGGCCGACCGCTACGCCGCCATCTACCTCGGGCCCACCGACCGGCCCGTCGTCTACCTCACCTTCGACGAGGGCTACGAGGCGGGCACCACCCCCGCCATCCTCGACACGCTCAAGGCCCACGGCGTCCGCGCCGCCTTCTTCATCACCGGCTCCTACCTGGAGCGGGAGCCGGAGCTGGTGGCGCGCATGCTGCGCGAGGGCCACGTGGTGGGCAACCATACGCTGAGCCACCCCAGCCTGCCGGCGCTCGCCGACGAGGAGGCGGCGGCGGAGATCCGCGGCCTGGAGACGGCCTTCCGCCAGCGCTTCGGGCAGAGGATGCGCTTCCTGCGGCCGCCCATGGGCGAGTTCAGCGAGCGGACGCTGGCCGTGGCGCGGCAGCTGGGCTACCGGGCGGTCTTCTGGAGCTTCGCCTACCGCGACTGGGAGACGGACCGCCAGCCCACGCCCGAGGAAGCCTTCCGCACGGTCACCTCCGCCGTCCACCCCGGCGCCGTCCTCCTCCTCCACGCGGTCTCCAGCGCCAACGCCCAGGCGCTGGACCGCATCCTGAGCGAGCTGGAGGCCCGCGGCTACACCTTCGGCAGCCTGGAGGAGCTCTGA
- a CDS encoding acetamidase/formamidase family protein gives MARRYFPDRVHFRWDKRLEPVLTIDPGDVVVYDLRDVTDGQIGPDSTAEVLGRLDWDRVYALAGPLAVRGAEPGDTLEIEVLDLHTRGWAWTGTIPGFGLLAEDFQEAHLYIWDTSNGRSARFLDVAEIPLRPFCGTMGVSPDTAEPLPIMPPGHFGGNLDIRDLTVGSRLYLPVQVPGALFSVGDPHNAQGDGEVCVSAMEGPLVGAFRFRLHKGRRIPGPQFEVSAPLRAPDERYFVTTGVGPDLMEAAKEAVRAMVDHVAREYRIEPVDAYVLASVTVDLKISEVVDQPNWVVSAYLPLSIFGRR, from the coding sequence GTGGCGAGACGCTACTTTCCCGACCGCGTCCACTTCCGCTGGGACAAGAGGCTGGAGCCGGTGCTGACCATCGATCCCGGCGACGTGGTGGTCTACGACCTGCGCGACGTGACCGACGGGCAGATCGGCCCCGACTCCACCGCCGAGGTGCTGGGGAGGCTCGACTGGGATCGCGTCTACGCGCTGGCCGGGCCGCTGGCCGTCCGCGGCGCCGAGCCGGGCGACACGCTGGAGATCGAGGTGCTGGACCTGCATACGCGGGGCTGGGCCTGGACGGGGACGATCCCCGGCTTCGGCCTCCTGGCCGAGGACTTCCAGGAGGCGCACCTCTACATCTGGGATACGAGCAACGGGCGGAGCGCGCGCTTCCTGGACGTGGCGGAGATCCCGCTCAGGCCCTTCTGCGGCACCATGGGCGTCTCGCCCGACACCGCCGAGCCGCTGCCCATCATGCCGCCGGGCCACTTCGGCGGGAACCTGGACATCCGCGACCTGACCGTGGGCAGCCGTCTCTACCTGCCGGTGCAGGTGCCGGGCGCCCTCTTCAGCGTGGGCGACCCGCACAACGCCCAGGGCGACGGCGAGGTCTGCGTCTCGGCCATGGAGGGGCCGCTGGTGGGCGCCTTCCGCTTCCGCCTGCACAAGGGGCGCCGCATCCCCGGCCCGCAGTTCGAGGTCTCGGCACCGCTGCGCGCGCCCGACGAGCGCTACTTCGTCACCACCGGCGTCGGCCCCGACCTGATGGAGGCGGCCAAGGAAGCGGTGCGCGCCATGGTCGACCACGTCGCGCGCGAATACCGGATCGAGCCCGTCGACGCCTACGTCCTCGCCAGCGTCACCGTCGACCTGAAGATCTCCGAGGTGGTCGACCAGCCCAACTGGGTGGTCTCGGCCTACCTGCCGCTCTCCATCTTCGGGCGGCGCTAG
- a CDS encoding phosphatase PAP2 family protein, with translation MHGLDGAILLAVHGLAGRSALLDAAGSWLGQYGPVLYAPLLLVAWFAYPLAGAEETARRRRLLLAAAAGALALVLNVVVGAAWYRPRPFVVAPALIHPLVRHAADSSFPSDHASLSFAVALALYALPARPRGLAPLALALAVLIGLARLFLGVHWPSDILGSLGVALVSAVAVRGLEPALAAPADFVARRLPPRPAGP, from the coding sequence GTGCACGGTCTGGACGGGGCGATCCTCCTGGCCGTCCACGGCCTGGCGGGCCGCTCCGCGCTGCTGGACGCGGCAGGAAGCTGGCTGGGCCAGTACGGTCCGGTCCTCTACGCGCCGCTCCTGCTCGTCGCCTGGTTCGCCTATCCGCTCGCCGGGGCGGAGGAGACGGCGCGCCGCCGCCGCCTGCTCCTGGCGGCGGCCGCGGGGGCGCTGGCGCTTGTGCTGAACGTGGTCGTGGGGGCTGCCTGGTACCGGCCGCGCCCCTTCGTGGTGGCACCGGCGCTGATCCACCCGCTGGTCCGCCACGCGGCAGACAGCTCCTTCCCCAGCGACCACGCCTCGCTCAGCTTCGCCGTGGCGCTGGCGCTCTACGCCCTGCCCGCGCGGCCGCGCGGCCTGGCGCCGCTGGCCCTGGCGCTGGCCGTCCTGATCGGTCTGGCGCGGCTCTTCCTGGGCGTCCACTGGCCCAGCGACATCCTCGGCAGCCTGGGCGTGGCGCTCGTCAGCGCGGTGGCGGTGCGCGGCCTGGAGCCGGCGCTCGCGGCCCCGGCCGACTTCGTCGCCCGGCGGCTGCCGCCGCGGCCGGCGGGGCCATAA
- a CDS encoding aldo/keto reductase, which translates to MPWLGLGVYRAEEGPEVEEAVRVALELGYRAVDTASMYRNESGVGRALHASGLPREEVFLTTKVWNSEQGYDSTLRAFEASLKRLGVDYVDLYLIHWPVPGRYKETWRALERLYREGRARAIGVSNFQIHHLEDLLAGAEVAPMVNQVECHPRLQQRELLDFCRAHAIQLEAWAPLMRGRLSDEPTLRRIAAARGKTPAQVMLRWNLQRGVVVIPKSVRRERIEENAGIFDFELSEQEMEALASLERGERIGPDPDHVDF; encoded by the coding sequence ATGCCCTGGCTCGGCCTGGGCGTCTACCGGGCCGAGGAAGGCCCGGAGGTGGAAGAGGCGGTGCGCGTGGCGCTGGAGCTAGGCTACCGCGCCGTCGACACCGCCTCCATGTACCGCAACGAGAGCGGGGTGGGCCGGGCGCTGCACGCCTCGGGCCTCCCGCGCGAGGAAGTCTTCCTGACGACCAAGGTCTGGAACTCGGAGCAGGGCTACGACTCCACGCTGCGCGCCTTCGAGGCGAGCCTCAAACGCCTCGGCGTCGACTACGTCGACCTCTACCTGATCCACTGGCCCGTCCCGGGCCGCTACAAGGAGACCTGGCGCGCCCTGGAGCGCCTCTACCGGGAGGGGCGGGCGCGGGCGATCGGCGTCTCGAACTTCCAGATCCACCACCTGGAGGATCTCCTCGCCGGCGCCGAAGTGGCGCCCATGGTCAACCAGGTGGAGTGCCACCCGCGCCTCCAGCAGCGCGAGCTGCTGGACTTCTGCCGCGCGCACGCCATCCAGCTGGAGGCCTGGGCGCCGCTGATGCGCGGCCGGCTCTCCGACGAGCCGACCCTCCGCCGCATCGCCGCCGCCCGCGGTAAGACGCCGGCGCAGGTGATGCTGCGCTGGAACCTGCAGCGCGGTGTCGTCGTCATCCCCAAGTCGGTCCGCCGCGAGCGGATCGAGGAGAACGCCGGCATCTTCGACTTCGAGCTCTCGGAGCAGGAGATGGAGGCGCTGGCCTCCCTGGAGCGCGGCGAGCGGATCGGACCCGACCCGGACCACGTGG